The following are from one region of the Paenibacillus sp. JZ16 genome:
- a CDS encoding phosphotransferase family protein, whose translation MRTFKPEMTLDMAVSHLKHIEGESVMNVTPIEMGELSKVFSYRKGDADYVIHFKDNEDSLHKVFKIYDMYGEQSLPIPRIHKVGRMENIHFSISNRVSGTPISALEPTQIRTLIPDIVHQFMRIRQVHVADSHEGYGWITPEGKAVHRSWLDYITSVFDEEQEGFYHGWNNLYENSFLEKEFFEEIYLTMIERVRYSPPERYLVHGDFHLGNMLGENENVTGIVDWEMAMFGDFMLDVSVLHMWYPMLEFPSRLQQALEQQGVSIPYFEERLLGYQLFKALDGLRFYAKKDDPHSYQYMKDKIISLLNR comes from the coding sequence ATGAGAACATTTAAGCCGGAAATGACTTTGGATATGGCGGTAAGCCATCTGAAGCATATTGAAGGGGAATCGGTAATGAATGTCACCCCCATCGAGATGGGCGAACTGAGCAAGGTGTTCAGTTACCGCAAGGGCGATGCCGATTATGTCATTCATTTTAAGGATAATGAGGATAGCCTTCATAAAGTGTTCAAAATCTACGATATGTACGGTGAACAATCCTTGCCCATTCCCCGTATCCACAAGGTAGGGAGAATGGAGAATATTCATTTCTCCATCTCGAACAGAGTATCCGGAACGCCGATAAGTGCTCTTGAACCGACGCAAATTCGAACGCTCATCCCCGACATTGTCCATCAATTCATGCGGATCCGTCAGGTACATGTCGCGGATTCCCATGAGGGTTACGGCTGGATTACTCCGGAAGGCAAGGCTGTCCATCGTTCATGGCTGGATTACATCACGTCTGTTTTCGATGAAGAGCAAGAAGGCTTCTACCATGGATGGAACAATCTGTATGAGAACAGCTTTCTGGAAAAAGAGTTTTTTGAAGAAATCTACCTAACGATGATCGAACGGGTTCGCTATTCGCCTCCGGAGCGATATCTTGTACATGGAGATTTCCATTTGGGTAATATGCTGGGAGAGAACGAGAACGTTACGGGGATCGTGGATTGGGAGATGGCCATGTTCGGCGACTTCATGCTGGATGTTTCCGTTCTTCATATGTGGTACCCGATGCTGGAGTTTCCAAGTAGGCTGCAGCAAGCCCTGGAGCAGCAAGGCGTAAGTATTCCATATTTTGAGGAGAGACTGTTAGGCTATCAACTGTTCAAAGCGCTGGACGGACTCCGTTTTTATGCGAAGAAGGATGATCCCCACAGCTATCAGTATATGAAAGACAAAATTATATCTCTATTAAATCGATAG
- a CDS encoding glycosyltransferase family 4 protein, whose product MKILLVTIFLIPHVGGLWKYMLQIKQGLEALGHEVDMVGDRIDCFYVYGDDNRKVFKSHYKPMLEANLPAASPIFSDNWVRHAESERLCLELTLSYLDLEQYDAIHAQDVLAAAAVSRVKPAGIPLVTSIHASVALTILNMVQNDQGIKPSSPLLVWNYYKSIENIGGSSSDQVLLASEWLRDVVVSYFGLPVSRISLIPYAMDIPSFEDRLKKEHELTRPVDKKVIICTSRLSHEKGIHVLLEALGKLHAFRQDWECWLVGDGDQRALYEYRVGQLGMAGAVRFWGSRDDVPALLGLADIFVMPSLMETLSYSVMEAQIAELPIVSSDAGGLKEAVQHEVNGLLFQTGNDDMLTARLNMLLEDEAYRRLLGKQARKWALAHRGLDSMVKRVLEVYQKEISKSQ is encoded by the coding sequence TTGAAGATATTGCTCGTGACGATATTCCTGATTCCTCATGTTGGTGGACTATGGAAGTATATGCTGCAGATCAAGCAGGGGCTTGAGGCACTGGGGCATGAGGTCGACATGGTCGGTGACAGAATTGATTGCTTTTATGTGTACGGAGATGATAACCGGAAGGTGTTCAAGAGTCATTATAAACCGATGTTGGAGGCGAATCTCCCAGCAGCATCCCCTATATTCTCGGATAATTGGGTCAGGCATGCTGAATCTGAGCGGTTATGTTTGGAGCTAACGCTTTCTTATTTGGACTTGGAGCAATACGATGCCATCCATGCACAGGATGTGCTGGCTGCGGCAGCCGTCAGTCGTGTGAAGCCTGCGGGCATACCCTTGGTAACCAGCATTCATGCCTCCGTGGCACTTACTATTTTGAATATGGTCCAAAATGATCAAGGGATTAAACCTTCCAGCCCACTACTCGTCTGGAATTATTATAAATCGATTGAGAACATCGGGGGCTCATCCAGCGATCAGGTGCTTCTGGCTTCCGAATGGCTGAGGGATGTCGTGGTATCGTACTTTGGTCTGCCCGTATCCCGGATCTCATTGATTCCCTATGCGATGGATATTCCAAGCTTCGAAGACAGGTTGAAGAAAGAGCACGAACTGACTCGACCCGTGGACAAGAAAGTGATCATCTGCACCTCCAGACTCAGTCACGAAAAGGGCATTCACGTGTTGTTGGAAGCCTTGGGCAAACTCCATGCCTTTCGTCAGGACTGGGAGTGCTGGCTTGTTGGAGACGGAGATCAGCGTGCATTGTACGAATATCGCGTTGGTCAGTTGGGTATGGCGGGGGCAGTCCGTTTTTGGGGCTCGCGTGACGATGTACCTGCGTTGCTAGGGCTGGCAGATATTTTTGTTATGCCAAGTCTGATGGAGACCCTCTCCTATTCTGTGATGGAGGCGCAGATTGCCGAATTGCCGATTGTTTCTTCGGATGCGGGCGGTCTTAAGGAAGCGGTACAGCATGAGGTGAACGGCCTTCTCTTTCAGACCGGGAATGACGATATGCTTACTGCACGTCTGAATATGTTGCTGGAAGATGAAGCGTACCGTAGGCTTCTAGGTAAACAAGCGCGGAAATGGGCATTGGCTCATCGTGGTCTGGATTCCATGGTGAAGCGGGTATTGGAGGTTTATCAAAAAGAGATAAGCAAGTCCCAGTAA
- a CDS encoding class I SAM-dependent methyltransferase: MSPEAHLQTMVTKVPLELLFTDFIDEEHKTVLIPHYTEAWYDVHKRYGDLPINRLTPHLQLFRYLMNQGEYPKLYLDWHASIFITRDLEVPISDNDLLEQRRIQYVTMAALFANDKEHFNEDPILVQYNRKGGYFHVKDGHHRAIFQYCSGVRQVPARMNVRDYEEWKHTDAVNQVTEVFSRHLRTLIYTPILNPHFMHLKSERDDVYPTRMDLIMEYLGSSSVRGKRVIDIGCNIGFYARHFTRQGAIVTGYEPMAEHYELARQLNVLERVHFDLKEERFERSSLTETYDIGLLLTVFYHVMDDLPAREAFLRKLDQSVTGVLFWESGAEPEKEKAILISGTQFDRYEKLGDTEGTGKKREFGVFLKSSYKSGSAI, translated from the coding sequence ATGTCACCTGAAGCACATCTGCAGACCATGGTTACGAAAGTACCGCTGGAATTGTTGTTTACGGATTTCATAGATGAAGAACATAAGACCGTATTAATTCCACACTATACGGAAGCCTGGTATGACGTCCACAAAAGATACGGGGATCTTCCCATCAATCGTTTGACGCCTCATCTGCAATTGTTCCGTTACCTCATGAATCAAGGGGAATACCCGAAATTGTATCTGGACTGGCATGCCTCCATATTTATCACCCGTGATTTGGAAGTACCTATTTCGGATAACGATCTATTGGAGCAGCGGCGCATACAATATGTCACGATGGCTGCCTTGTTCGCCAATGATAAGGAGCATTTCAACGAAGATCCGATTCTGGTCCAATATAACAGGAAAGGCGGTTATTTTCACGTGAAAGACGGCCACCATCGAGCCATCTTTCAATACTGCAGCGGAGTTAGGCAGGTCCCGGCTCGAATGAACGTTCGCGACTATGAGGAGTGGAAGCATACGGATGCTGTGAACCAGGTAACCGAGGTCTTTTCCCGCCATCTTCGAACCCTGATTTATACACCGATTTTGAATCCTCACTTCATGCATTTGAAGAGTGAACGGGATGATGTCTATCCGACCCGCATGGATCTGATTATGGAGTATCTGGGTTCCTCATCCGTACGAGGAAAAAGGGTAATCGATATCGGCTGCAACATCGGATTTTATGCCAGACACTTTACGCGTCAGGGGGCTATCGTCACAGGTTATGAGCCAATGGCTGAGCATTACGAGCTGGCAAGGCAGCTGAACGTTCTCGAACGAGTTCATTTTGATCTCAAGGAGGAGCGGTTTGAACGCTCAAGTCTTACGGAAACATATGATATAGGGTTGCTACTAACCGTATTCTATCATGTGATGGACGATCTGCCGGCGCGGGAAGCATTTCTGAGGAAATTAGACCAGAGTGTTACAGGAGTTCTATTTTGGGAATCAGGGGCCGAGCCGGAGAAGGAAAAGGCTATTTTGATTAGTGGAACACAATTTGACAGATATGAGAAATTGGGGGATACCGAAGGGACCGGGAAGAAAAGAGAATTTGGTGTTTTTCTGAAATCATCATACAAATCCGGCAGCGCTATATGA
- a CDS encoding TIGR01777 family oxidoreductase: MKKIVLAGGTGFIGTYLAKKFTNEQQAQVLMISRRKGHIPWNDQEAIVAALEGADMLINLAGKSVNCRYDEENKKLILKSRIDTTNILGTAIEACRTPPRTWFNSSTATIYRHAEDKPMTEEQGEIGTGFSVEVAKAWERAFFSFSLPQTRQIALRIAIVLGPGGGVMTPYVNLVKYGLGGVQGTGKQKFSWIHVEDLYRMILFLQERAELSGIFNCASPHPVTNKELMEQLRLALNRRMGLPSPKWLLELGARLIQTETELVLKSRWVIPDRLCKAGFHCTYDTLNKALADFLKR, translated from the coding sequence ATGAAAAAGATCGTTCTGGCTGGTGGAACAGGTTTTATCGGAACTTATCTTGCGAAAAAATTCACGAATGAGCAGCAAGCACAAGTACTTATGATATCCCGACGGAAGGGCCATATCCCATGGAACGATCAAGAAGCGATCGTCGCTGCTCTGGAGGGGGCGGATATGCTGATTAATCTTGCAGGTAAATCGGTCAATTGCCGTTACGATGAGGAAAATAAGAAGCTGATTCTGAAATCAAGAATAGATACAACGAATATACTCGGCACGGCTATCGAGGCATGCCGTACTCCTCCTCGTACATGGTTTAATTCTAGTACGGCCACGATTTATCGCCATGCTGAAGATAAGCCGATGACGGAGGAACAGGGTGAAATCGGGACAGGTTTCTCGGTTGAGGTTGCCAAGGCATGGGAGCGCGCTTTTTTCTCGTTCTCACTGCCTCAAACAAGACAAATCGCTTTACGCATTGCCATCGTGCTGGGACCGGGGGGCGGCGTCATGACACCTTATGTTAACTTGGTAAAATACGGACTCGGTGGCGTTCAAGGTACAGGCAAGCAAAAGTTCAGCTGGATTCATGTAGAGGATTTGTATCGTATGATCCTGTTTTTACAAGAAAGAGCAGAGCTGAGCGGGATATTCAATTGTGCCTCCCCTCATCCGGTTACGAACAAGGAACTAATGGAGCAGCTTCGGCTTGCATTGAATCGCAGAATGGGATTGCCATCACCCAAATGGCTGCTTGAACTGGGAGCCCGGCTGATTCAAACCGAAACGGAACTCGTGCTGAAGAGCCGATGGGTCATTCCGGACAGACTCTGCAAGGCAGGATTTCATTGTACATATGATACGCTGAATAAAGCACTGGCTGACTTCTTGAAGCGATAA
- a CDS encoding NUDIX hydrolase: protein MTIKWLAWAKEMQAISQAGLEYTRDVYDKERFEQLRELSIQIMQEYTEAGEEKIRTLFASETGYQTPKVDVRGVIFQDGKLLLVKEKADGAWALPGGWADIGLSPAEVVVKEVKEEAGYDVRAGRLLAVLDKKFHNHPPSAFHVYKMFIQCDITGGAAGVGTETSAFGFFPQDELPPLSEERNTKEQLKRIFEFENNPHLPTWLD, encoded by the coding sequence ATGACAATAAAATGGTTAGCGTGGGCAAAGGAGATGCAGGCCATCAGCCAGGCCGGACTGGAGTATACGAGGGACGTTTATGACAAGGAACGGTTTGAGCAGCTGAGGGAGCTCAGCATCCAGATCATGCAGGAGTATACCGAGGCGGGCGAAGAGAAGATCCGTACGCTGTTTGCGAGTGAAACCGGATACCAAACGCCGAAGGTGGATGTCCGCGGCGTTATTTTTCAAGACGGAAAGCTGCTGCTGGTGAAGGAAAAGGCCGACGGGGCTTGGGCGCTGCCGGGAGGATGGGCGGACATCGGCTTATCCCCTGCGGAGGTCGTGGTGAAGGAAGTGAAGGAAGAGGCCGGTTACGACGTGCGTGCAGGGAGGCTGCTGGCCGTATTGGACAAGAAATTTCATAACCATCCGCCTTCGGCCTTCCACGTGTACAAAATGTTTATTCAGTGCGACATTACGGGCGGAGCCGCAGGCGTTGGGACCGAAACGTCCGCGTTCGGTTTTTTCCCTCAGGACGAACTGCCGCCGTTGTCCGAAGAACGGAATACCAAGGAACAGCTGAAGAGAATATTCGAATTCGAGAACAACCCGCATTTGCCGACTTGGCTGGATTAA
- a CDS encoding STM3941 family protein — MQEQEEIKIYPKVTKMLVGSLAFVLLGSGLVYGGVTSDNMVIAIVGIICALFFGAGLVFAVTKLFQSAPALLIHKEGFVDKSSYVSAGAVAWDEIKNIHIYQIKNEKFIGIEVYDPDHLMSRHPAWKRKLMRMNKGMTGSTIHISASSISANIYELFPLLYRRWNASKSNPDQMLKEENML; from the coding sequence ATGCAGGAACAAGAAGAAATAAAGATTTATCCTAAGGTAACCAAAATGCTAGTGGGCTCTTTGGCGTTTGTGCTGCTAGGTAGTGGATTGGTATACGGCGGGGTGACGTCGGACAACATGGTTATCGCCATTGTCGGAATCATCTGTGCGTTGTTTTTTGGCGCGGGGCTGGTGTTTGCCGTTACCAAGCTGTTCCAATCGGCTCCGGCACTCTTGATCCATAAGGAGGGGTTCGTCGATAAATCCTCTTATGTGAGCGCAGGAGCCGTCGCGTGGGACGAAATTAAAAATATTCATATCTATCAGATCAAGAATGAGAAATTCATAGGAATTGAAGTTTATGATCCTGACCATCTGATGTCCCGGCACCCTGCCTGGAAGCGGAAGCTCATGCGTATGAATAAAGGCATGACGGGCTCTACGATTCATATTTCTGCATCGAGTATCTCCGCTAATATATACGAACTGTTCCCTTTGTTGTATCGAAGATGGAATGCGTCCAAATCGAACCCGGATCAGATGCTGAAGGAGGAGAACATGTTATGA
- a CDS encoding DEAD/DEAH box helicase, producing the protein MGYQLTERVIKLLCGKTSYDRGGVLYRDGHVTMLKQDTDTRKYEAEVTDQEPGIAYAEIDSNGDVFTECSCIDYGFSRKRCRHIAALLLNIRDIEQTVEAPMRPYPSLLHPSDGGNNGDGQLTPRYSSEHERSSDEGEQDARLSSQLLGLFSYSAGRRATAASRFDTREVLEMEFIFKLYPYGNRKYLFGVELRIGKKRLYIVQRIREFLACVKLGETCMFTKNFTYDPEQHSFKKEDDDILHELIRIYEHESMFKQSLDMYAPHGKKGGGDRMLIIPPTFWPEVRERISHSNHSLLSLDGILTDKLEFVQDPIPLQFEFDEAGDDHYLMKIEGLERMIVLEGYGLVIVDGKLIQLELDACRRLSEMKELLENSNKPHIRIQPEMMESIMERVVPGLMKLGSVHVAQTVSDRIVKTPLKAKLYLDRVRGRLLAGLEFQYGEITINPLEGHRATRSSSSILVRDGEQEQRILELMENASFAKTDGGFFMNDEDAEYDFLYHTIPQLEKLLVVYATTAVKERVLTEPMGAKVRVEVDERTDWLELKFDMEGIREAEIREIVKSLEEKRKYHRLRNGALLPLESAEFQAMVALMNRVGPWLYEGEGTEFKMPAVQGLQLLDWEEMGSAVQLGRSLRRMLQHVKNPDHLDFAVPPSLETVLRDYQKFGFQWMKTMAHYRFGGILADDMGLGKTIQSIAFILSVLPEIRERSEPALIVAPASLLYNWFNELQKFAPEIKAVIADGTQTERTKIIQNAGNADVIITSYPLLRRDVERYAKLPFLTLILDEAQFFKNYTTQTAQVVKTLHARYRFALTGTPVENRLEELWSIYDAVFPALFGDRKAFQELPKETLLRRVRPFLLRRLKSDVLKELPEKIETVQASSLLIEQKKLYTAYLAKLRQETLKHLAQDGFQKSRIRILAGITRLRQICCHPALFVEGYEGSSAKFEQLLETIEECRLAGRRMLVFSQFTGMLNLIAGELGYRGIPFFYLDGQTPASKRVELCERFNEGEREVFLISLKAGGTGLNLTGADTVILYDLWWNPAVEQQAMDRAHRIGQKKVVQVIRLVAQDTIEDKMAALQQKKKDLIEELVQPGEESLPSWTEAEIRELLSLQS; encoded by the coding sequence ATGGGTTACCAGCTGACCGAACGGGTGATCAAGTTATTATGCGGAAAGACCTCCTACGATCGCGGCGGGGTTTTATATAGAGATGGACATGTTACGATGTTGAAACAAGATACGGACACTCGGAAATACGAGGCTGAAGTGACGGATCAGGAGCCGGGTATCGCCTATGCCGAGATTGACTCGAACGGGGATGTATTCACGGAATGCAGCTGTATCGATTATGGATTCTCCCGGAAGCGATGCAGACATATTGCGGCTCTGCTCTTGAATATCCGTGATATTGAGCAAACGGTGGAAGCACCCATGCGCCCCTATCCATCGTTATTACATCCTTCTGACGGCGGAAATAATGGAGACGGGCAATTAACACCTCGGTACTCTTCGGAGCATGAGAGAAGCTCGGACGAAGGGGAGCAGGATGCGCGGCTCAGCAGCCAGCTGCTCGGATTGTTCTCTTATTCTGCAGGCCGGAGGGCTACGGCAGCATCCAGGTTTGACACCCGGGAAGTTCTGGAGATGGAGTTCATTTTCAAGTTATATCCTTACGGAAATCGGAAATATCTGTTTGGCGTTGAACTGCGAATCGGTAAGAAACGCTTGTACATTGTGCAGCGGATCCGAGAGTTTCTGGCGTGTGTAAAACTCGGAGAGACCTGCATGTTCACGAAGAATTTCACGTACGATCCGGAGCAACACAGCTTTAAAAAGGAGGATGATGATATTCTCCATGAGCTGATTCGTATATACGAGCATGAAAGTATGTTTAAACAGTCACTGGACATGTATGCTCCGCATGGCAAAAAGGGAGGCGGCGACCGAATGCTGATTATTCCTCCCACTTTTTGGCCTGAGGTTAGGGAACGAATATCCCATTCGAACCATTCCCTGCTGTCTTTGGACGGGATCCTCACGGATAAGCTGGAATTCGTTCAAGATCCGATCCCCCTTCAATTCGAGTTTGATGAAGCCGGGGATGATCACTACCTGATGAAGATCGAGGGACTGGAGCGAATGATCGTTCTGGAGGGATACGGCCTCGTCATTGTGGACGGTAAGCTCATTCAGCTTGAATTGGATGCTTGCAGAAGACTCTCCGAGATGAAGGAGCTGCTTGAGAATTCGAATAAACCGCATATCCGGATTCAACCTGAGATGATGGAGTCCATTATGGAACGGGTGGTTCCGGGACTGATGAAGCTTGGAAGTGTCCACGTGGCACAGACCGTATCGGACCGCATTGTCAAAACGCCTTTAAAAGCGAAGCTCTATCTGGACAGGGTGCGTGGCCGGCTTTTGGCCGGACTCGAATTTCAATACGGAGAAATCACCATTAATCCGTTGGAGGGACATCGTGCAACACGCAGCAGCAGCTCAATCCTCGTTCGCGACGGAGAGCAGGAGCAGCGGATTCTAGAGCTTATGGAAAACGCCTCCTTTGCCAAAACGGATGGCGGCTTCTTCATGAACGATGAGGATGCCGAATACGATTTCCTGTATCATACGATCCCGCAGCTGGAGAAGCTGCTGGTTGTTTATGCAACGACAGCCGTGAAGGAACGGGTGCTGACTGAACCGATGGGAGCCAAGGTGCGGGTGGAGGTCGACGAACGGACGGATTGGCTTGAATTGAAGTTTGACATGGAGGGGATTCGGGAAGCCGAAATCCGGGAAATCGTCAAATCGCTTGAAGAAAAACGAAAATATCACCGGTTGCGAAACGGAGCGCTGCTTCCGCTGGAGAGCGCCGAGTTCCAGGCCATGGTTGCCTTAATGAACCGGGTAGGGCCTTGGTTATACGAAGGGGAGGGCACAGAATTCAAAATGCCGGCAGTCCAAGGACTTCAGCTGCTGGATTGGGAGGAAATGGGATCAGCGGTCCAGCTTGGCCGATCCTTGCGCCGAATGCTGCAGCACGTGAAGAATCCGGATCATTTGGATTTTGCCGTGCCGCCGAGCCTCGAAACGGTCCTCCGGGATTATCAGAAGTTTGGTTTCCAATGGATGAAGACGATGGCCCATTACCGCTTCGGCGGCATCTTGGCCGATGACATGGGCCTCGGTAAAACCATTCAGAGCATTGCTTTCATTCTGTCGGTGCTCCCGGAGATCAGAGAGCGCAGCGAACCTGCACTTATCGTGGCGCCTGCCTCACTGCTCTATAACTGGTTTAACGAGCTCCAGAAGTTTGCACCCGAGATCAAGGCCGTCATTGCCGATGGCACGCAGACCGAGCGGACTAAGATTATACAGAATGCGGGGAACGCAGATGTTATCATTACTTCGTACCCGCTGCTCCGCAGGGACGTTGAGCGGTATGCGAAGCTGCCGTTCTTAACGTTAATTCTGGATGAAGCCCAATTCTTCAAAAATTATACAACGCAAACGGCTCAGGTTGTCAAAACGCTTCATGCCCGTTATCGGTTTGCACTGACAGGCACCCCGGTCGAGAACCGGCTGGAGGAGCTGTGGTCCATATATGACGCCGTTTTCCCGGCACTCTTTGGAGATCGAAAAGCGTTTCAGGAATTGCCGAAAGAAACCCTGTTGAGGCGGGTGCGTCCCTTCCTGCTTCGCAGGCTGAAATCGGATGTGCTCAAGGAGCTGCCGGAGAAGATCGAGACGGTTCAGGCATCAAGCCTGCTGATCGAACAGAAGAAGCTCTATACAGCCTATCTTGCGAAGTTAAGACAGGAGACGCTCAAGCATTTGGCGCAGGATGGATTTCAGAAAAGCCGGATTCGCATCCTGGCGGGCATTACCCGTCTGCGCCAGATCTGCTGTCACCCGGCCCTATTCGTGGAAGGCTATGAGGGCAGTTCGGCCAAGTTTGAGCAGCTCCTGGAAACCATTGAGGAATGTCGTCTTGCAGGCAGAAGGATGCTGGTATTCTCCCAGTTTACGGGGATGCTGAATCTGATTGCCGGGGAGCTCGGATATCGGGGGATCCCGTTTTTCTATCTGGATGGACAGACTCCGGCATCGAAGCGGGTGGAGCTGTGCGAACGCTTCAACGAGGGAGAACGGGAAGTGTTCCTCATCTCGCTGAAGGCAGGCGGAACGGGGCTGAACCTGACCGGGGCCGATACGGTGATCTTGTATGACCTGTGGTGGAATCCGGCTGTGGAGCAGCAGGCGATGGACCGGGCCCATCGCATCGGACAGAAGAAGGTTGTGCAGGTGATACGGCTGGTGGCTCAGGATACCATCGAGGATAAAATGGCTGCTCTGCAGCAGAAGAAGAAGGATCTGATCGAGGAACTGGTTCAGCCGGGAGAAGAGTCGCTTCCAAGCTGGACCGAGGCGGAGATCCGGGAGCTGTTGTCCCTTCAGAGCTAA
- a CDS encoding potassium channel family protein: MISFLLTLKRLFSGLFRAFKQRYFVALFVLIVIMLLSGTMFYTRQEGLSVLDALYFCVVTLSTVGHPEFVPQTPLGKTFTMVYIVVGTGLFLGMAGQLAYALIRTNQRDEK, translated from the coding sequence ATGATATCTTTTTTACTAACGTTAAAACGTCTTTTCAGCGGTCTGTTTCGAGCGTTTAAGCAGCGGTATTTTGTAGCGCTGTTTGTGCTTATCGTCATCATGCTGTTATCGGGCACGATGTTTTATACCAGACAAGAAGGCTTGTCGGTGCTGGATGCACTTTATTTCTGCGTGGTTACCTTGAGCACGGTAGGGCATCCGGAATTCGTGCCGCAGACGCCGCTTGGTAAAACATTCACGATGGTCTATATTGTCGTCGGAACGGGTTTATTCCTGGGGATGGCCGGACAATTGGCGTATGCCTTAATCCGAACGAATCAAAGGGATGAGAAGTAA
- a CDS encoding GNAT family N-acetyltransferase, whose translation MNSAFTIMEVDQLESETHHQLTELLIRVVEDGASVGFLPPLSYDEAFAYWEDVLGPGVTLWVAVQDGQAIGTVQLQCAMKANGRHRAEVAKLMVDPVSRRGGIGRTLMLHLEPKAKAEGRTLLVLDTREGDPSNKLYQSLGYIQVGIIPDYAISSNGELDGTVLYYKRI comes from the coding sequence ATGAATTCTGCGTTTACGATTATGGAGGTCGACCAATTAGAAAGCGAGACGCATCATCAATTAACGGAACTATTGATTCGGGTAGTAGAAGATGGGGCATCGGTAGGATTCTTACCGCCGCTGTCTTACGATGAAGCTTTCGCTTACTGGGAGGATGTGCTTGGCCCAGGGGTTACCCTGTGGGTTGCCGTACAGGATGGGCAGGCGATTGGCACGGTTCAGCTGCAATGCGCCATGAAGGCAAATGGCAGACACCGGGCCGAGGTAGCAAAACTGATGGTGGATCCTGTATCTCGCCGCGGAGGTATCGGCAGAACGTTGATGCTTCATCTGGAGCCGAAAGCCAAGGCAGAGGGTAGAACGTTGTTGGTATTAGATACCCGGGAGGGGGACCCCTCCAACAAGCTGTATCAGTCTCTGGGTTACATCCAAGTTGGGATTATACCCGATTATGCCATATCCTCTAACGGCGAACTGGACGGGACGGTGCTGTATTACAAACGTATCTAA
- a CDS encoding methyltransferase domain-containing protein, producing MGTSNWQNLSFCVDLIRYVSPKSVLDVGVGFGRWGMICREYLDVWEGRVFRTYWDTRIEGIEIYPVNIDSYHSCFYNIIHVADAFDHIQTEVQPGQFDLIILGDVLEHFTKERALVLLQTCIEKSRFVLLNIPIGTDWPQGAVYGNDFETHLSTWTTEELDLLPVVDKRHFRDYINRDFSTYLFSMPGK from the coding sequence ATGGGAACATCTAACTGGCAGAATTTATCTTTTTGTGTGGATCTGATCCGGTATGTATCTCCGAAGTCCGTACTGGATGTCGGCGTTGGATTTGGCCGTTGGGGAATGATCTGCCGCGAATATTTGGATGTATGGGAGGGGCGCGTATTCCGCACATATTGGGATACGCGAATCGAAGGGATTGAAATCTATCCGGTCAATATTGATTCATATCATTCCTGTTTCTACAATATCATCCATGTTGCGGATGCATTCGATCATATACAAACGGAGGTTCAGCCAGGACAATTCGATCTGATCATTCTGGGTGACGTTCTGGAGCACTTTACAAAAGAGCGGGCGCTTGTGCTGCTGCAGACCTGTATTGAAAAATCCCGCTTTGTCCTGCTAAATATCCCGATTGGAACAGACTGGCCGCAGGGAGCAGTGTACGGTAATGATTTCGAAACCCATTTGAGCACATGGACAACGGAGGAGCTGGATCTGCTTCCCGTAGTCGACAAAAGGCATTTTAGGGATTACATTAACCGTGATTTCTCCACGTATTTGTTTTCGATGCCAGGCAAGTAA